The following proteins are co-located in the uncultured Draconibacterium sp. genome:
- a CDS encoding queuosine precursor transporter: MKNKVSVLFMLTGILFAACLLLSNILASKIMMIGPWSAPAGVLIFPLAYIINDVLVEVWGYQKTRLIIWAGFGVNVLAVLFFTLAISVTAAPFWQNQDAFTTVLGSTPRIVAASMLAYLLGSFLNAYVMSKFKVLTKGKGFSIRAILSTLVGEGADSLIFISIAFAGLFPVKVILGMIVTQALMKTVYEIAVLPLTIWTVNKVKKMEGIDTFDYSVSYNPFRLKQIENAN, encoded by the coding sequence ATGAAAAACAAAGTTTCTGTATTGTTTATGCTGACAGGTATTTTATTCGCAGCCTGTCTTCTTCTCTCCAACATCCTTGCTTCAAAAATTATGATGATCGGGCCATGGTCGGCGCCGGCAGGTGTTCTAATTTTTCCACTGGCTTACATTATCAACGACGTTTTGGTTGAAGTTTGGGGTTATCAGAAAACCCGTCTTATCATTTGGGCAGGTTTTGGAGTAAATGTACTGGCCGTACTATTTTTTACCCTGGCTATTTCGGTAACTGCTGCACCGTTCTGGCAAAACCAGGATGCATTTACAACTGTTTTGGGAAGCACTCCTCGAATTGTAGCAGCCAGTATGCTGGCTTACCTTTTAGGATCGTTTCTTAATGCGTATGTAATGAGCAAATTTAAAGTACTTACCAAAGGAAAAGGTTTTTCAATTCGCGCCATTTTATCAACTTTGGTTGGCGAAGGTGCCGATTCTTTGATTTTTATTTCCATTGCTTTCGCCGGACTGTTTCCTGTAAAAGTAATTCTTGGAATGATTGTTACACAAGCTTTAATGAAAACTGTTTACGAAATTGCTGTACTACCGCTTACCATCTGGACAGTGAACAAGGTTAAAAAGATGGAAGGAATTGATACTTTCGATTACTCGGTTTCTTACAATCCATTTCGTTTAAAACAAATTGAAAATGCCAACTAA
- a CDS encoding RagB/SusD family nutrient uptake outer membrane protein yields the protein MKKIILIFISLAFLAACNDFLTEEPGSEMRAEEFFTSSAHAYDAVNILYRRGCTNFYSAGIFSGSRAMLGSYMTGLFDNEYKGQEVHVQHSQNLTLNGHNLAGYFDGIWDECYDAISKANLAITNIPNTPGLTDIERNNLIAQARFFRAFNYFHLIKTFGDVPLILEAYSSLENMYVQRTATKLVYDQIIVDLLFAKDQGGLNDLPMPRNEFRISKGSVEMLLADVYLNMSGYPVQMQKYKEAAQVARMAINSHNYKLITHHGHSPQSSAYNVMRVSDVEDEYMYSVEYDANIETNNAQPRICYPTEAISWGIFKSSVTNNAFKPSKQLLWIYDPEKDLRIQEKQFFHSSLTYTQDGVEITKQFETAPYLWHDDEALFITGKTSKDMVVYRYAELLLIAAEAIAQTEGVTAEAVEYLADVRSRGYWNTDRNEIVAELSGLPVIDFIHEVWKERLREFPLEYRIWSDIQRTHKFPVTSEESKGEITFVDAIGHTTIWGKTIEKKHLLFPISENEVQRNPNLIQNSGY from the coding sequence ATGAAAAAAATTATTCTCATATTCATCAGTCTTGCATTCCTGGCCGCTTGCAACGATTTCCTTACCGAAGAACCGGGCAGCGAAATGAGAGCAGAAGAATTTTTCACCAGTTCGGCACACGCCTACGATGCTGTAAATATTTTATACCGCCGCGGATGTACAAACTTTTACAGCGCAGGAATTTTTTCCGGATCGCGTGCAATGCTTGGCAGTTACATGACGGGCTTATTCGACAACGAATACAAAGGGCAGGAAGTGCATGTACAACACAGCCAAAACCTTACTTTAAACGGGCACAACCTGGCCGGTTATTTCGATGGAATTTGGGACGAATGTTACGATGCCATTTCAAAGGCAAACCTTGCAATAACTAACATTCCAAATACTCCCGGACTGACTGATATCGAACGAAATAATTTAATTGCACAGGCACGGTTTTTCAGGGCATTTAATTATTTCCACCTCATAAAAACCTTTGGCGATGTTCCGTTAATTCTTGAAGCTTATTCGTCGCTGGAAAATATGTATGTTCAACGAACAGCTACAAAACTGGTGTACGACCAGATAATTGTTGATTTGTTGTTTGCCAAGGATCAGGGCGGACTAAATGATTTACCAATGCCCAGAAACGAGTTTCGTATTTCGAAAGGTTCGGTTGAAATGTTGCTTGCCGATGTGTACCTAAACATGAGTGGATACCCCGTTCAAATGCAGAAATACAAAGAAGCTGCACAGGTTGCCCGAATGGCAATAAACAGTCACAATTACAAACTAATTACTCACCACGGACATTCGCCTCAATCCAGTGCGTACAATGTAATGCGCGTTTCTGATGTGGAAGATGAATACATGTATTCGGTTGAATACGATGCCAATATTGAAACCAACAATGCTCAACCTCGAATTTGCTACCCAACTGAAGCCATTTCGTGGGGAATATTTAAATCGTCGGTAACCAATAATGCGTTTAAACCTTCGAAACAATTGTTGTGGATTTACGATCCTGAAAAAGATTTGCGAATTCAGGAAAAACAATTTTTTCATTCTTCATTAACCTATACGCAGGACGGTGTTGAAATAACAAAACAATTTGAAACGGCACCGTATTTATGGCACGATGACGAAGCCCTTTTTATAACCGGGAAAACCAGTAAAGACATGGTGGTTTACCGTTATGCCGAATTACTATTAATTGCTGCCGAAGCCATTGCCCAAACCGAAGGAGTAACCGCAGAAGCCGTTGAATACCTCGCAGATGTGCGTTCGCGTGGATACTGGAACACCGATCGAAACGAAATAGTTGCTGAACTTTCGGGCTTGCCGGTCATCGATTTTATTCACGAGGTATGGAAAGAACGCCTACGCGAATTTCCGCTCGAATACAGAATATGGTCCGATATTCAGCGTACACACAAATTCCCCGTAACTTCGGAAGAATCGAAAGGTGAAATAACCTTTGTTGATGCAATTGGACATACCACAATATGGGGAAAAACCATTGAGAAAAAACATTTGCTCTTTCCCATATCAGAAAACGAAGTACAGCGAAACCCAAACCTGATTCAAAACAGTGGATATTAA
- the queF gene encoding preQ(1) synthase gives MSELKNLGQETNYLFDYKPEVLESFDNKHPENDYWVKFNCPEFTSLCPITGQPDFATIYLSYIPDEKLVESKSLKLYLFSFRNHGAFHEDCINIIMKDLIQLMNPKYIEVWGKFLPRGGLSIDPFSNYGKPGTKYEEMAWYRMQNHDLNPERITNR, from the coding sequence ATGAGCGAACTAAAAAACCTGGGACAGGAAACCAATTACCTGTTTGATTACAAACCTGAAGTTTTGGAATCGTTTGACAACAAACACCCCGAAAACGACTACTGGGTAAAATTTAACTGCCCCGAATTTACGAGCTTGTGCCCCATTACCGGGCAGCCCGATTTTGCAACCATCTACCTGAGTTACATCCCCGACGAAAAGCTGGTGGAAAGTAAAAGTTTGAAATTGTACTTGTTCAGTTTCCGTAATCACGGTGCTTTTCACGAAGACTGCATCAATATTATTATGAAGGATTTAATTCAGTTAATGAATCCGAAATACATTGAAGTATGGGGCAAATTCCTGCCACGTGGCGGCCTGAGCATCGATCCGTTTAGTAACTACGGAAAACCCGGAACAAAATACGAAGAGATGGCCTGGTATCGTATGCAAAACCACGATTTAAATCCGGAGAGAATTACTAACAGGTAA
- a CDS encoding TonB-dependent receptor: MKEIEQSSKFRFFYVREQVNVELPATVSVRNASIQEILDDLFAGQGISYQIMDDYLILLSPDKTNYEKAIKSQNQKTITGEVTDETGIPITGVNVLIKGTTRGTTTDANGYYSLSKVATNETLVYSFIGMITQEIPLSAADVINVVMTTDAIGIEEVIAVGYGVQRKSDVTGSVGMIEANSLLERPVFNALQGIKGKIAGVNVFSNSGSPSGSTRIIIRGINSIETTSDPLYIVDGVAMEEFQHMNPYDIERIEVLKDASSAAIYGARGSNGVILVTTKRGAKNGEVVIKYDGYISVGHMRNKLDLLNSEEWLEVIKQGYENAPKYRDYSPDEIPHIDFTDPNLFDENGKPLYNTDWQAEATRTSISHNHQFSIQQGTSKSSVGAFLNYTDNEGIMLNSWLKRINAKIAYDAQPVNWLDFGMNMLINRTSQNEVEEGQAYQMPRRTMIEFVPILPVKMPDGNWSNSSSTSNFALEGMANPVHVLESQDRLRNRTQFFGNVFLNFHILPELQLKTQFGTDIHISKNRDYNPTDLLNISFPNAFARIQNTDIVYWQQETFLNYDKTFDKHRISSVLGLSWQERTYSFNTMSSTGFSNDFYKFNNIGAANDPNAPESGYEKWSMNSSFFRFNYSYNDKYLATFTARADGSSRFGTNKKYGFFPSAGLGWVVSEEDFMSDNLFFDYIKLRTSYGVTGNTELGVYRSLATIRSGTVLLNGVRENYSEVTKLPNPDLEWEKTSQFNLGLNTAFLNNRISIEFDYYYKLTRDLLLNRPVPHSTGFTSVMDNIGAVSNEGLEILLQTTNMNKKDFIWNTALNINYNKNKIEKLGENDEDILPGPWWVSGSQTILRVGEALSTFWGYRRLGTWGTDEAAEAAAVGAVPGVAKRSEEREIIGKGVPDVTGSLINRFQYKNFDFSIDLQFVAGVDIMQQFFHSTEDRTGYANGLTSILYDSWTENNQNTMVQQIRNAPLNGQNSEVDDHWVVDGSYLRGALFSVGYNFDKALFKNSLVNSLRIYANLENAFVIDSKDFKGYDPEATSWENNLWGQNIFFFQYPKPTTLSFGVSAVF, encoded by the coding sequence TTGAAAGAGATCGAGCAATCGAGCAAGTTCCGGTTTTTTTATGTTCGCGAACAAGTAAATGTTGAACTGCCCGCAACCGTCAGTGTTCGAAACGCAAGTATTCAGGAGATTTTAGATGATCTTTTTGCCGGACAAGGCATTTCTTACCAAATAATGGATGACTACCTTATTCTGTTAAGTCCCGATAAAACCAACTACGAAAAAGCAATAAAATCGCAAAATCAGAAAACGATAACCGGCGAGGTTACTGATGAAACAGGAATTCCGATAACTGGTGTAAATGTTTTGATAAAAGGAACAACGCGTGGAACAACCACCGATGCCAATGGTTACTACTCTCTTTCAAAAGTCGCCACCAACGAAACCCTGGTTTATTCTTTTATTGGAATGATCACACAAGAAATACCGCTTTCCGCAGCAGATGTCATAAATGTTGTAATGACCACCGATGCCATCGGAATTGAGGAGGTTATTGCGGTTGGATATGGCGTTCAGCGTAAATCGGATGTAACCGGTTCGGTTGGTATGATTGAAGCCAACAGTCTTTTGGAAAGGCCCGTTTTTAATGCTCTCCAGGGAATAAAAGGCAAAATTGCCGGGGTAAATGTATTTTCAAATTCCGGCTCTCCATCGGGCAGCACCCGTATTATTATCAGAGGAATAAATTCGATTGAAACGACTTCTGATCCCTTGTACATTGTAGACGGAGTGGCAATGGAAGAATTTCAGCACATGAATCCGTACGACATTGAACGAATTGAGGTGTTAAAAGATGCATCATCGGCGGCAATTTACGGAGCACGGGGTTCCAACGGAGTTATACTGGTAACCACAAAACGAGGCGCAAAAAATGGCGAAGTTGTTATTAAATACGACGGTTACATAAGCGTTGGGCACATGCGTAACAAGCTGGATTTGCTAAACTCCGAAGAATGGCTCGAAGTAATAAAACAAGGTTATGAGAATGCCCCCAAATACCGCGATTACAGTCCTGACGAAATTCCACACATTGATTTTACCGATCCCAATTTATTCGACGAAAACGGCAAACCGTTGTACAACACCGATTGGCAGGCCGAAGCCACCCGAACCTCAATATCACACAATCACCAGTTTAGCATTCAGCAAGGTACCTCAAAATCGTCGGTTGGTGCTTTCCTGAATTATACCGACAACGAGGGAATAATGCTTAACTCGTGGTTAAAACGGATAAACGCCAAAATTGCCTACGATGCGCAACCCGTTAACTGGTTAGATTTTGGAATGAATATGCTCATCAACCGAACTTCGCAAAACGAAGTTGAAGAAGGCCAGGCTTACCAGATGCCACGAAGAACAATGATCGAATTTGTACCGATTTTGCCCGTTAAAATGCCCGACGGCAACTGGAGCAACTCATCGAGCACCTCTAATTTTGCGCTCGAAGGTATGGCCAATCCGGTTCATGTGCTCGAAAGCCAGGACCGCTTACGAAACCGAACCCAGTTTTTTGGCAACGTATTTCTAAACTTTCATATTTTACCTGAATTGCAGTTAAAAACCCAGTTCGGAACCGACATTCATATTTCAAAAAACAGAGATTACAATCCAACGGATTTATTAAATATCTCGTTTCCAAACGCTTTTGCGCGCATACAAAACACCGACATTGTTTACTGGCAACAAGAAACATTTCTAAACTACGACAAAACGTTTGACAAGCACCGGATCAGTTCAGTACTCGGGTTAAGCTGGCAGGAAAGGACTTACAGTTTTAATACCATGTCGAGCACCGGATTTTCAAACGATTTTTACAAATTCAACAACATTGGAGCGGCAAATGATCCGAATGCTCCTGAGTCGGGCTACGAAAAATGGTCGATGAATTCGTCCTTTTTTCGATTCAACTATTCATACAACGATAAATACCTGGCTACATTCACGGCACGTGCCGATGGATCTTCACGTTTTGGGACTAATAAAAAATACGGATTTTTCCCTTCAGCCGGATTGGGATGGGTAGTTTCGGAAGAAGATTTTATGAGTGACAACTTGTTTTTCGACTACATAAAATTGCGCACAAGTTATGGGGTTACCGGAAATACCGAATTGGGAGTTTACAGGTCGTTGGCAACAATACGCAGCGGAACAGTGCTTTTAAATGGTGTGCGCGAGAATTACAGCGAGGTAACCAAGTTGCCAAATCCCGATTTGGAATGGGAAAAAACATCACAATTTAACTTAGGATTAAATACCGCCTTTCTTAACAACCGAATCTCAATCGAATTCGATTATTATTACAAACTTACAAGAGACCTTCTGCTAAACCGCCCGGTGCCTCACTCCACCGGATTTACTTCGGTAATGGACAACATTGGCGCAGTTTCGAACGAAGGCCTGGAAATACTTTTACAGACAACAAACATGAATAAAAAAGATTTTATCTGGAATACTGCATTAAATATTAATTACAACAAAAACAAGATTGAAAAACTTGGAGAAAATGACGAAGACATTTTGCCCGGTCCCTGGTGGGTATCGGGAAGTCAGACCATTTTACGGGTTGGCGAGGCGCTAAGTACATTTTGGGGCTACCGAAGACTGGGAACCTGGGGAACCGACGAAGCGGCTGAAGCAGCTGCGGTTGGTGCTGTTCCGGGTGTGGCAAAACGATCGGAAGAAAGAGAGATTATCGGGAAAGGAGTTCCTGATGTAACCGGCAGCCTGATAAACCGTTTTCAATACAAAAACTTTGACTTTTCAATCGACTTGCAATTTGTTGCCGGTGTTGACATTATGCAACAGTTTTTTCATTCAACCGAAGACAGAACGGGTTATGCCAACGGTTTGACTTCAATTTTGTACGACAGCTGGACTGAAAACAACCAGAACACCATGGTTCAACAAATACGAAATGCCCCGCTAAACGGGCAGAACAGCGAAGTTGATGACCATTGGGTGGTTGATGGTTCTTATTTACGGGGAGCACTTTTTTCGGTAGGTTATAACTTCGATAAAGCCTTGTTTAAAAACTCTCTTGTAAATTCACTTCGGATTTATGCCAATCTTGAAAATGCTTTTGTAATCGATTCGAAAGATTTTAAAGGATACGACCCCGAGGCTACATCGTGGGAAAACAATTTGTGGGGACAGAATATCTTTTTCTTCCAGTACCCCAAACCTACCACATTGTCGTTTGGAGTAAGTGCAGTATTTTAA
- a CDS encoding RluA family pseudouridine synthase, producing the protein MNRKGKKPVSGKAKSGPETKKGAMFRVKEETTLMEFLMAQMPGKSRNKIKLLLSRKQVIVDGTPISQFNHLLLPNQQIDISKGKQETYKAVKQARELSIVYEDAELIVIEKPAGLLSIGTDKEKRATAYSLLSDYVKQQDPENKLFVVHRLDRETSGLMMFAKNDEIKFHLQELWANTVIERNYIAVVEGYVKDDEGVITSYLVEGKTFVMHSSQNPKAGKKAITNFTTLQRKRGYSLLKVNLDTGRKNQIRVHMQDIGHSIVGDRKYGATGSPIKRLGLHAQQLSFSHPLSGKKLFFESKIPEEFMRIFK; encoded by the coding sequence ATGAATAGAAAAGGTAAAAAACCTGTAAGTGGCAAGGCGAAGAGTGGACCCGAAACGAAAAAGGGTGCGATGTTCCGGGTTAAGGAAGAAACAACATTAATGGAGTTTTTAATGGCTCAAATGCCGGGTAAAAGCCGAAATAAAATTAAGTTGTTGCTGAGCCGCAAACAAGTGATTGTTGACGGAACACCCATCTCGCAATTCAATCATTTGCTGCTGCCCAACCAACAGATAGACATAAGTAAAGGAAAGCAGGAAACGTATAAAGCGGTAAAACAAGCCCGCGAATTATCAATTGTTTATGAAGATGCAGAACTAATTGTGATTGAAAAACCGGCCGGACTGCTTTCGATCGGCACCGACAAAGAAAAGCGTGCCACAGCCTACAGTTTGTTAAGCGACTATGTAAAACAGCAGGATCCGGAAAATAAATTATTTGTAGTTCACCGTCTCGACAGGGAAACTTCGGGGCTTATGATGTTTGCCAAAAACGATGAGATTAAATTTCATCTTCAGGAATTGTGGGCCAACACTGTTATTGAGCGAAATTATATTGCTGTGGTTGAAGGTTATGTAAAAGACGATGAGGGAGTAATTACTTCGTACCTGGTTGAAGGGAAAACCTTTGTTATGCACTCGTCGCAAAACCCGAAAGCCGGGAAAAAAGCCATTACAAATTTTACAACACTCCAACGCAAACGCGGTTATTCGTTGTTGAAAGTTAATTTGGATACCGGGCGAAAAAACCAGATTCGTGTGCACATGCAAGACATCGGGCACAGCATTGTTGGCGATAGAAAGTACGGAGCAACCGGAAGCCCGATTAAAAGACTTGGATTGCATGCTCAGCAACTTTCATTTTCGCATCCGCTTTCGGGGAAAAAGCTTTTCTTTGAATCGAAAATTCCGGAAGAATTTATGCGAATATTCAAATAA
- a CDS encoding Gfo/Idh/MocA family oxidoreductase, translating to MENEKQVPRRDFIKTTAVVATVAAIPGILSSGCAETEQTEGPKVWPENKLNIAVIGVGMGHANMQNCLDENIVALCDVDLNRVAIRINKFKEEHPDKTVPYQYQNYKTMFAEIGDLIDAVIIATPDHTHARITLDAMKLGKHVYCQKPLTHSVYESRILTQAAEKYNVATQMGNQGASGNDTSWVCESIWNGDIGEVTEVHAWTNRPIWPQCLNRPEETPSTPKGLDWDLWLGPAPARPYSPMYHPWNWRGWFDFGTGALGDMACHILDVAMRSLRLQYPTGIQASSTKWTLESPPESEKVTYYFPEREKYRNVEMPEVKLTWYDGGLMPDRPLELEDGEMMGDNDGGVLFVGTKGKIMCGCYAKNAKRLPTKDFKDYSPTINERLVEGGIGGHEKDWIRACKEDPATRVKTKSHFGYAGPFNEVVVMGTVAARLSGLQRVLKWNGEEMVFTNIQPGEKMRVPLSVKLDETKVPPNYNSEYGMIDAYEYAKSLINQMPRKGWELEI from the coding sequence ATGGAAAACGAGAAACAAGTCCCACGACGCGATTTTATAAAAACTACTGCAGTAGTAGCAACGGTGGCGGCAATACCGGGTATTCTTTCCTCCGGTTGTGCAGAAACAGAACAAACTGAAGGCCCCAAAGTTTGGCCCGAAAACAAACTTAACATCGCTGTTATCGGAGTTGGCATGGGCCATGCAAACATGCAAAATTGTTTAGACGAAAATATTGTGGCATTGTGCGATGTTGATTTAAATCGTGTAGCCATCCGTATCAATAAATTTAAAGAAGAACATCCGGATAAAACAGTTCCCTATCAATACCAGAACTACAAAACCATGTTTGCCGAAATCGGTGATTTAATTGATGCGGTTATTATTGCAACTCCCGACCATACTCACGCACGAATTACACTCGATGCGATGAAATTAGGGAAACACGTTTACTGCCAGAAACCGCTCACCCACTCGGTTTACGAAAGCAGAATATTAACGCAGGCTGCCGAAAAATACAATGTGGCAACGCAAATGGGAAACCAGGGTGCCTCTGGCAACGACACTTCGTGGGTATGCGAAAGCATATGGAATGGCGACATTGGTGAAGTTACCGAAGTACACGCCTGGACCAACCGTCCGATTTGGCCACAATGTTTAAATCGTCCGGAAGAAACACCAAGTACTCCCAAAGGTTTGGACTGGGATTTATGGCTCGGCCCCGCTCCTGCCCGACCCTATTCTCCAATGTACCATCCCTGGAACTGGCGCGGCTGGTTCGATTTCGGAACCGGTGCTTTAGGTGATATGGCTTGCCATATTCTTGATGTTGCCATGCGCAGTTTACGACTCCAATACCCAACCGGAATTCAGGCCAGTTCAACCAAATGGACGCTGGAATCTCCACCTGAATCGGAAAAAGTTACCTACTATTTTCCTGAAAGAGAAAAATACAGAAATGTGGAAATGCCCGAAGTTAAATTGACCTGGTACGATGGCGGATTAATGCCGGATCGTCCGTTGGAACTTGAAGATGGCGAAATGATGGGCGATAACGACGGCGGTGTATTGTTTGTTGGAACCAAAGGAAAAATTATGTGCGGTTGTTATGCAAAAAATGCAAAACGTTTGCCAACAAAAGACTTCAAAGATTATAGTCCAACCATAAACGAACGCCTTGTTGAAGGAGGAATTGGAGGTCATGAAAAAGACTGGATACGGGCTTGTAAAGAAGATCCTGCCACCCGTGTAAAAACCAAATCGCATTTTGGTTACGCCGGACCATTTAACGAAGTAGTGGTTATGGGAACTGTGGCAGCTCGCTTATCCGGTTTGCAACGTGTGTTAAAATGGAATGGAGAAGAAATGGTATTTACCAATATTCAACCCGGCGAAAAAATGAGAGTGCCGCTATCGGTTAAACTCGACGAAACTAAAGTACCGCCAAATTACAATTCGGAGTATGGTATGATTGATGCTTACGAATATGCAAAAAGTCTGATCAATCAAATGCCTCGTAAAGGTTGGGAGTTGGAAATCTGA
- the queC gene encoding 7-cyano-7-deazaguanine synthase QueC: MPTNKALVVFSGGQDSTTCLFWAKQNFENVWAVAFDYGQRHKIELEAARHISENAGVPLQIFKMDLLSQLTVNALTSSGIEVEKQKPDERPPNTLVEGRNMLFLTYAAIYAKANNIANLVTGVGEADFSGYPDCRNDFIVSLNQTLNLSMNFDYKIHTPLMWRNKTQIWQLADELGVFEIVKDQTVTCYNGIKGAGCGECPACGLRNKGLQNYLAQKQ; this comes from the coding sequence ATGCCAACTAACAAAGCACTGGTTGTTTTTTCCGGAGGACAAGATTCAACAACCTGCCTTTTCTGGGCAAAACAGAATTTTGAAAATGTGTGGGCCGTGGCATTTGATTACGGGCAACGCCACAAAATTGAACTGGAAGCTGCCCGCCATATTTCGGAGAATGCAGGAGTTCCCTTGCAAATTTTCAAAATGGATTTATTGTCGCAGTTAACAGTAAATGCACTTACCTCATCAGGAATCGAAGTTGAAAAACAAAAGCCGGATGAACGTCCACCCAATACTTTGGTGGAAGGCAGAAACATGCTTTTTCTGACCTACGCTGCCATTTATGCCAAAGCAAACAATATCGCCAATCTGGTTACCGGTGTTGGTGAAGCCGATTTTAGCGGCTACCCCGATTGCCGAAATGATTTTATTGTTTCGCTCAATCAAACCTTAAACCTGTCGATGAATTTTGACTACAAAATACACACTCCACTAATGTGGAGAAATAAAACCCAAATTTGGCAACTTGCCGATGAATTGGGCGTATTTGAGATTGTAAAAGACCAGACAGTAACCTGCTACAATGGAATAAAAGGAGCAGGCTGCGGCGAATGCCCTGCTTGCGGATTACGAAACAAAGGATTGCAAAACTACTTAGCACAAAAACAATGA
- a CDS encoding Gfo/Idh/MocA family oxidoreductase produces the protein MKRVAVIGFGFMGITHSKNILQTEGLELCAIVEKDVDSVTRKIDDPEGNFTTGETDVEALGKVPVYPSLQACLNKHEIDAVHICVHTNLHYSLVKEALNNGLHVLVEKPFVLDVEKGEELIELARRKNLILMVAHVVRFMSPYKKLVEIIHSEKYGKPSFLSLTRFSGLPVWGQWKEKQKDFGSSGGALFDLVIHDIDFAAFVLGETPEKVESTVLPGKLSEHDYINAIWTYPGKNIKVKIEGGNIFHANFPFQAGYQAVFEKATVSFSTDDSESIYIDNDTERVSINANDLGDGYFNEIALFAESIHSGVLTEKYSPESALETIKLCYLHI, from the coding sequence ATGAAAAGAGTAGCGGTTATTGGATTTGGTTTTATGGGTATTACACACAGCAAAAATATCCTTCAAACGGAAGGCCTCGAGCTGTGTGCAATTGTAGAAAAGGATGTTGATTCGGTTACTCGTAAAATTGACGATCCGGAGGGCAATTTTACTACCGGAGAAACAGATGTGGAAGCGCTTGGGAAAGTTCCGGTTTACCCGTCGTTGCAGGCCTGTTTAAATAAACACGAAATTGATGCAGTGCACATTTGCGTTCATACCAATTTGCATTATTCGTTGGTAAAAGAGGCGCTGAATAACGGACTGCATGTGCTGGTTGAAAAACCTTTTGTTTTGGATGTAGAGAAAGGAGAAGAGCTGATTGAGCTGGCTCGCAGGAAGAATCTGATTTTAATGGTTGCGCATGTGGTTCGGTTTATGTCGCCCTACAAAAAGCTGGTTGAAATCATTCATTCAGAAAAGTATGGAAAGCCTTCGTTCCTTTCGTTGACCCGTTTTTCCGGGCTTCCGGTTTGGGGGCAGTGGAAAGAAAAACAAAAGGACTTTGGCAGCAGTGGTGGTGCCTTGTTTGATTTGGTCATTCACGACATTGATTTTGCTGCTTTTGTGTTGGGCGAAACTCCGGAGAAAGTTGAAAGTACAGTTTTGCCCGGTAAACTTAGTGAGCATGATTATATAAATGCAATCTGGACTTATCCCGGGAAAAATATAAAAGTTAAAATTGAGGGAGGAAATATCTTTCATGCAAATTTCCCATTTCAGGCCGGATACCAGGCTGTGTTTGAAAAGGCAACCGTAAGTTTTTCAACCGACGATTCGGAATCGATTTACATTGACAATGATACCGAACGTGTATCAATAAATGCAAACGATTTGGGAGATGGATATTTTAATGAAATTGCCCTCTTTGCTGAAAGTATTCATTCCGGAGTTTTAACGGAAAAGTACAGTCCGGAATCGGCACTGGAAACAATTAAATTGTGTTACCTGCACATCTAA